One genomic segment of Bradyrhizobium prioriisuperbiae includes these proteins:
- a CDS encoding transglutaminase-like domain-containing protein — MRFHRRDVLKAGAAATFAAVLPRTAGANTLFAPQPGAWRHFQITTRLQVTKPEGATQAWVPLPAVNEPDWFQSNGSTWRSNGRGTIKRDAKYGSEMLHVEWASTETAPVVEVTSQIATRDRAIDLAKPGKVAALSPAERKLYLSGTALIPVDGIVKQTSDKILAGTKTDLDKARAIYQWVVENTFRNAATRGCGIGDIAAMLKSGHFGGKCADLNALYVGLARAAGIPARDVYGLRVAPSRFGYKSLGANSETITKAQHCRSEVHLAGFGWVPVDPADVRKVMLEEPPANLPIGDPKVAAARAALFGAWETNWLAYNFAHDLALPGSKGPKLGFLMYPQAETASLRLDCLDPDNFKYTILSKEITAA, encoded by the coding sequence ATGAGGTTTCACCGACGCGACGTCTTGAAAGCCGGCGCCGCTGCCACGTTCGCAGCCGTGTTGCCGCGCACCGCCGGCGCCAACACATTGTTCGCGCCGCAGCCCGGCGCCTGGCGCCATTTCCAGATCACCACCCGGCTGCAGGTCACCAAGCCCGAAGGCGCGACCCAGGCTTGGGTGCCCTTGCCGGCCGTGAACGAACCGGACTGGTTCCAGTCGAACGGCAGCACCTGGCGCAGCAACGGCCGCGGCACGATCAAGCGCGACGCGAAATACGGTTCCGAGATGCTGCACGTCGAGTGGGCGAGCACGGAGACCGCACCGGTCGTCGAGGTGACGAGCCAGATCGCGACCCGCGACCGGGCCATCGATCTCGCCAAGCCGGGCAAGGTGGCTGCGCTGTCACCGGCCGAGCGCAAGCTCTACCTCTCCGGTACGGCGCTGATTCCGGTCGACGGCATCGTCAAGCAGACCTCCGACAAGATCCTCGCGGGCACCAAGACCGATCTCGACAAGGCCCGTGCGATCTATCAATGGGTGGTCGAAAACACCTTCCGCAATGCGGCGACCCGCGGTTGCGGCATCGGCGACATCGCCGCGATGCTCAAATCAGGCCATTTCGGCGGCAAGTGCGCCGACCTCAACGCGCTTTATGTCGGCTTGGCCCGGGCGGCCGGGATTCCGGCGCGCGACGTCTACGGCCTGCGGGTGGCGCCATCGCGGTTCGGCTACAAGAGCCTCGGCGCAAACTCGGAGACCATCACCAAGGCGCAGCACTGCCGGTCGGAAGTCCATCTCGCAGGGTTTGGCTGGGTGCCGGTCGACCCCGCCGACGTGCGCAAGGTGATGCTGGAGGAGCCGCCGGCCAATCTGCCGATCGGCGATCCCAAGGTCGCCGCCGCCCGCGCGGCGCTGTTCGGCGCCTGGGAAACCAACTGGCTTGCCTATAATTTCGCGCACGACCTGGCGCTGCCCGGCTCCAAGGGCCCGAAGCTCGGATTCCTGATGTATCCGCAAGCCGAGACCGCGAGCCTGCGGCTGGATTGCCTCGATCCGGATAACTTCAAATACACCATCCTGTCGAAGGAGATCACGGCGGCATAA
- the selD gene encoding selenide, water dikinase SelD, with product MNVVPQIRLSMLSHGGGCGCKLAPSVLQKLLAHEPAANPYKQLLVGLETGDDAAVWELDNGTCIIATTDFFMPMVDDPFDFGRIAATNALSDVYAMGGTPIMALAILGMPIDKMPPEMVRKILEGGAAVCSAAGIPVAGGHSIDSPEPIYGLAVIGTGTPDNIRRNADAQAGDALILTKPLGVGIYSAAFKKGALSQPAYEDFIDTTTRLNTIGTKLARDPDVHAITDLTGFGLLGHTLEMARGAGLTVTIDAASLPLLKEAVSLAQQGFVTGASGRNWASYDQSVSLPRDVATWERQLYCDPQTSGGLLVACAKDKAKPLCDLISGEGYRSACVIGRFSTGSPRVVVER from the coding sequence ATGAACGTCGTCCCGCAGATCCGGCTCAGCATGCTGTCCCACGGCGGCGGCTGCGGCTGCAAGCTTGCGCCCTCGGTGCTGCAAAAATTGCTGGCCCACGAGCCCGCCGCCAACCCTTACAAGCAATTGCTGGTGGGTCTGGAGACCGGCGACGACGCGGCGGTGTGGGAACTCGACAACGGCACCTGCATCATTGCGACCACCGACTTCTTCATGCCGATGGTCGACGATCCCTTCGATTTCGGCCGCATCGCCGCGACCAATGCGTTGTCCGATGTCTACGCCATGGGCGGCACGCCGATCATGGCGCTGGCCATTCTCGGCATGCCGATCGACAAGATGCCGCCGGAGATGGTGCGCAAGATTCTCGAAGGCGGCGCCGCGGTGTGTTCAGCCGCAGGCATTCCCGTGGCCGGGGGACATTCGATCGACTCGCCGGAGCCGATCTATGGACTGGCCGTGATCGGCACCGGGACCCCGGACAATATCCGCCGCAACGCCGATGCGCAGGCGGGCGACGCGCTGATCCTCACCAAGCCGCTGGGTGTCGGGATCTATTCCGCCGCGTTCAAGAAAGGCGCCTTGAGCCAGCCGGCCTATGAGGACTTCATCGATACCACGACGCGCCTCAACACCATCGGCACGAAACTCGCGCGCGACCCCGACGTGCATGCGATCACTGACCTGACCGGCTTCGGACTGCTTGGCCATACCCTTGAAATGGCACGAGGCGCCGGATTGACCGTGACGATCGATGCGGCATCGCTGCCGTTGCTGAAAGAGGCCGTCTCGCTGGCGCAACAGGGCTTCGTCACCGGCGCGTCGGGACGCAACTGGGCGAGCTACGACCAGAGCGTGTCTCTCCCCCGCGACGTCGCGACGTGGGAGCGACAGCTTTATTGCGACCCGCAGACCTCGGGCGGACTGCTGGTGGCCTGCGCCAAAGACAAGGCCAAGCCCTTGTGCGACCTCATTTCGGGCGAAGGCTACCGGTCCGCGTGCGTGATCGGACGCTTCAGCACGGGATCGCCGCGCGTGGTGGTGGAGCGATAG
- a CDS encoding dodecin — protein MTDHVYKILELVGSSDQGIEGAIQNAIARAGATIRDMRWFEVVQTRGHIENGKVASYQVTLKVGFTLER, from the coding sequence ATGACAGATCACGTTTATAAAATCCTGGAACTGGTCGGATCGTCAGATCAAGGCATCGAAGGTGCGATCCAGAACGCCATTGCGCGCGCCGGCGCCACCATCCGCGACATGCGATGGTTTGAAGTGGTGCAAACGCGAGGCCACATCGAAAATGGAAAGGTCGCGAGTTATCAGGTGACGCTGAAAGTCGGCTTCACGCTGGAACGTTAG
- a CDS encoding S1C family serine protease → MDHIESWSNNLRRLVQDWAGRVVAVQTNDGWPASGIAWRKGYVVTADEAVGDHVEITTADGHTVAAELVGRDPSTDIALFKADVDPSTFETAPAVAPGEFALAIGRGATSEIVATGVIAETGGEWRSSLGGRIDGKIRLDLALPRRAHGGAVVDAGGRFVGLAAFGPRRTAIVIPAATVTRIVDRLAASGSIRRGYLGIQLHPLRDGHRRTGAIVVKLDQDGPGAKAGLLVGDSIVSWNGEAVSGVREIFRQLGPESVGTTVTLGILRAQQPATVDIVVGERPHK, encoded by the coding sequence ATGGATCATATCGAAAGCTGGTCGAACAACCTGCGGCGGCTGGTGCAGGACTGGGCCGGACGCGTGGTCGCCGTGCAGACCAACGACGGCTGGCCCGCCAGCGGCATCGCCTGGCGCAAGGGTTATGTCGTTACCGCCGACGAGGCCGTCGGCGATCACGTTGAGATCACCACCGCTGACGGACACACGGTCGCAGCCGAACTCGTCGGCCGCGATCCCTCCACCGACATTGCGCTGTTCAAGGCGGACGTCGATCCGTCCACGTTCGAGACGGCGCCCGCGGTCGCCCCCGGAGAATTCGCGCTGGCGATCGGACGCGGCGCGACATCGGAGATTGTCGCGACCGGCGTGATTGCGGAAACCGGCGGCGAATGGCGCAGTTCGCTGGGCGGGCGGATCGACGGCAAGATCCGGCTGGATCTTGCACTGCCGCGGCGCGCCCATGGCGGCGCTGTGGTCGATGCCGGCGGGCGCTTCGTCGGCCTGGCCGCATTCGGGCCACGGCGGACAGCGATCGTCATTCCCGCCGCCACCGTCACGCGTATCGTCGACCGGCTGGCGGCATCGGGGTCGATCCGGCGCGGCTATCTCGGCATCCAGTTGCATCCGTTGCGCGACGGCCATCGCCGCACCGGGGCCATCGTGGTCAAACTGGACCAGGATGGACCGGGCGCCAAGGCCGGCCTTTTGGTGGGCGACAGCATCGTCAGTTGGAACGGCGAAGCGGTCTCGGGCGTCCGGGAGATTTTTCGGCAGCTCGGCCCCGAAAGCGTGGGGACGACTGTCACGCTCGGCATCCTGCGGGCACAACAGCCGGCGACGGTCGACATTGTCGTTGGCGAGCGGCCGCATAAATAA
- a CDS encoding response regulator transcription factor: protein MHANDDDDAGPTFVSDGAETILVALAVSDRNLALRIRSKIAEMATVEMTAIDDADVIVTDTAPPHAGSHLLLHDATAMEPPENGIDRNAGHDVLEAAIRLIAHGYRIVAPARAQHPARNAAPTDTSEPLTPREQQVLDKLAAGASNKMIARELDISLATTKFHVASLLAKLGARNRTDAVAIGLRVGLLLL, encoded by the coding sequence ATGCATGCGAACGACGATGACGACGCCGGACCGACGTTTGTTTCGGACGGCGCGGAGACGATTTTGGTCGCCCTCGCCGTGTCCGATCGAAATCTCGCGCTGCGGATCCGGTCCAAAATCGCGGAGATGGCGACTGTCGAGATGACAGCCATCGACGACGCCGATGTCATTGTGACCGACACTGCGCCCCCGCACGCCGGCTCGCACCTGCTCCTGCACGACGCAACCGCGATGGAGCCGCCGGAGAACGGCATCGACCGCAACGCCGGCCATGACGTGCTGGAGGCCGCGATTCGCCTCATTGCTCACGGATATCGGATTGTGGCACCCGCCCGCGCCCAACATCCGGCTCGCAACGCCGCACCCACGGACACCAGCGAGCCGCTGACGCCAAGGGAGCAGCAGGTGCTGGACAAACTGGCCGCGGGCGCCTCCAACAAGATGATCGCCCGCGAGCTCGACATTTCGCTCGCCACCACCAAGTTCCATGTCGCCTCGCTGCTGGCCAAACTCGGCGCCCGCAATCGCACCGACGCGGTCGCGATCGGTCTCAGGGTCGGACTTCTGCTGCTGTGA
- a CDS encoding NAD-glutamate dehydrogenase — translation MAWRDDKARATLIREAAGSIRPGKAPRPFAELLFEHTNSEDLANYDPASLAVLAEQAWEHVQSRTASRADIRVVNPMMPDGREISVLEVLNDNMPFLFDSTMAELAEQGIEVTLVAHPIIAVERDEQGKLLRFYGDTLPEGARGARESLIHFHIARLDADADRQKLIDGLAKTLDDVRACVTDWRAMRARVEQAIKTFSSNPPPLPIDEVAEANQFLQWLCADNFTFLGLREYRFSSVDGASDDVSTGEGLGILSDPDVKVLRRGTDMVVMTSEIREFMREPTVLMVVKANVSSRVHRRVRMDYVGIKLYAPDGRLEGELRVVGLFTSGAYTRSARQIPHVRHKVAQVLQRAGFDPNSHSGKALMHILEEYPRDELFQIDAETLYNFVMEILLLYERPRVRALARADKFDRFVSILVFIPREKYDTDVRTRVAAYLAQIYKGTLSASYASFPEGSLARVHYIIGRYEGKTPVIERATLEAEISAIAATWGDKLKAALAASTDGMRARMLATRYAQAFTGGYTEAFGTAQAIADITTIEKLTPAHPVAISVHQIEGETDPARFGLKVFSHGVPLSLSYRVPVIENHGLRVVNERTYQVVPRAMPAPAPVWLHDMIIEASDGKPIEISTEFSRRLETSIMAVVNDRAESDGYNGLVLRTALGWREVATIRALSRYLHQIRAPFSQDYMWGTLRRNTAITASMVALFRARLDPHLASTDAERSARETSLLAEIEEQLQSVTSLDEDRILRRFTNLVLATIRTNLWQVGEDGHPRSVISFKFDAHKIEDLPAPRPLYEIFVHSPRVEGIHLRFGKVARGGLRWSDRPQDFRTEILGLVKAQQVKNAVIVPVGAKGGFVPKRLPPPSNRDAWMAEGTEAYRIFIRSLLELTDNLDGDAIVPPDNTVRHDGDDPYLVVAADKGTATFSDIANAISAEKGHWLGDAFASGGSQGYDHKKMGITARGAWEAVKRHFRELGTDIQTMPFIAAGVGDMSGDVFGNGMLLSPATRLVAAFDHRDIFIDPSPDPATSHAERLRMFNLPRSSWQDYNKTLISQGGGVFSRSLKAIPLAPEVRALLDLDKPQATPFEVMTAILKARVDLLWFGGIGTYIRASAESDDQAGDRANDPIRITGNDIRARVIGEGANLGATQRGRIEAAQKGIKLNTDAIDNSAGVNTSDVEVNIKIALARPEREGRLSPSDRNSLLAVMTDEVGTLVLRNNYLQTLALSLAERKGVAETGFLARLMQSLEQRNLLSRAVEFLPDDAALTERTRRGQFLTRPELAVLLAYAKLTLYDDLLQTSVPDDPYLARELSQYFPRELQDKFPTSVEFHRLRREIISTNLANAVINRGGPACIVRLIDETDADIPTIVMAFVAVDESYGLQHLNDAIDALDTRIDGQLQLGLYAALQDLLLSRMVWFVRNVDFKAGLEAVVARFGPAIRQIAAGLDRTLPEDLQAGRSKRRQELIDARVPADLAGELADLDALTSAPDIVTVAERSNRAIGDTAMTFFAAEANFRLDRIIAAARSVPANDYFERLAIDRAGDQIAASERKLVADMLAAGQSGQEAVESWLAAHPEATRIRRSVEQIAASGLTLAKLTVAANLLGDLVKG, via the coding sequence ATGGCGTGGCGTGACGACAAGGCGCGGGCCACCCTGATTCGCGAGGCTGCGGGAAGCATTCGACCGGGCAAGGCACCCCGGCCCTTCGCCGAACTTCTGTTCGAGCACACCAACAGCGAGGACCTCGCCAATTACGACCCGGCCTCCCTGGCCGTCCTGGCCGAACAGGCTTGGGAGCACGTGCAAAGCCGCACGGCGAGCCGTGCCGATATCCGCGTCGTCAATCCCATGATGCCGGACGGGCGCGAGATTTCCGTGCTTGAAGTTCTCAACGACAACATGCCCTTCCTGTTCGATTCCACCATGGCGGAGCTCGCCGAGCAGGGCATCGAAGTCACACTGGTCGCCCACCCGATCATCGCGGTAGAGCGCGACGAGCAAGGCAAGCTGCTGCGCTTCTACGGCGACACGCTGCCGGAGGGGGCAAGGGGCGCGCGCGAAAGCCTGATCCATTTCCACATTGCGCGGCTGGACGCCGATGCCGACCGCCAGAAGCTGATCGACGGCCTTGCCAAGACGCTCGACGACGTGCGCGCCTGCGTCACCGACTGGCGAGCGATGCGCGCCCGCGTCGAACAGGCGATCAAGACCTTCAGCTCCAACCCGCCGCCGCTGCCGATCGACGAGGTCGCCGAAGCCAACCAATTCCTGCAATGGCTGTGCGCCGACAATTTCACCTTCCTTGGTCTGCGCGAGTATCGCTTCTCGTCGGTCGACGGCGCGTCGGACGACGTCAGCACCGGCGAAGGCCTGGGCATCCTGTCGGACCCCGATGTGAAAGTTCTGCGCCGTGGCACCGACATGGTGGTGATGACATCGGAAATCCGCGAGTTCATGCGCGAGCCGACCGTCCTGATGGTGGTCAAGGCCAATGTGAGCAGCCGTGTTCATCGCCGCGTCCGCATGGATTATGTCGGCATCAAACTCTATGCGCCCGATGGCCGGCTGGAGGGTGAATTGCGCGTCGTCGGCCTGTTCACCTCGGGCGCCTACACCCGTTCGGCGCGGCAGATCCCCCATGTCCGCCACAAGGTGGCGCAGGTGCTGCAGCGCGCCGGCTTCGACCCGAACAGTCATTCGGGCAAGGCGCTGATGCATATTCTGGAAGAGTATCCGCGCGACGAACTGTTCCAGATCGATGCGGAAACGCTCTACAATTTCGTCATGGAAATCCTGCTGCTGTATGAGCGTCCCCGTGTACGGGCGCTGGCAAGGGCTGACAAATTCGACCGCTTCGTCTCCATCCTGGTCTTTATTCCGCGCGAAAAATACGACACCGATGTGCGCACGCGTGTCGCGGCCTACCTCGCGCAGATATACAAGGGGACCCTGTCAGCTTCCTATGCCTCCTTCCCCGAGGGATCGCTTGCGCGCGTCCACTACATCATCGGGCGTTATGAGGGAAAAACACCGGTCATCGAGCGCGCGACGCTGGAGGCGGAGATCAGCGCCATTGCCGCGACATGGGGCGACAAGCTGAAGGCAGCGCTTGCCGCATCCACCGACGGCATGCGGGCCCGCATGCTCGCCACCCGCTATGCACAAGCCTTCACCGGCGGCTATACCGAAGCCTTCGGCACCGCGCAGGCGATCGCCGATATCACGACAATCGAAAAGCTGACCCCGGCACATCCGGTGGCGATTTCGGTTCACCAGATCGAGGGCGAAACCGATCCGGCGCGCTTCGGCCTCAAGGTGTTCTCGCACGGCGTTCCCTTGTCGCTGTCCTACCGGGTCCCGGTGATCGAAAATCACGGCCTGCGCGTGGTCAACGAACGCACCTATCAGGTCGTGCCTCGCGCCATGCCGGCGCCGGCGCCGGTATGGCTGCATGACATGATCATCGAGGCGAGCGACGGCAAGCCGATCGAGATCAGCACGGAGTTCAGCCGGCGCCTGGAAACCTCGATCATGGCGGTGGTCAATGATCGCGCCGAATCCGACGGATACAACGGCCTTGTGCTGCGCACGGCCCTGGGCTGGCGTGAAGTTGCGACCATCAGGGCGCTTTCCCGCTACCTGCACCAGATCCGCGCCCCGTTCAGCCAGGATTACATGTGGGGGACCCTGCGCAGGAACACCGCGATCACCGCCAGCATGGTGGCCCTGTTCCGCGCCCGCCTCGACCCGCACCTCGCCAGCACGGATGCCGAGCGTTCGGCGCGCGAGACGAGCCTGCTTGCGGAGATCGAGGAGCAGCTCCAATCCGTCACCTCGCTCGACGAGGACCGCATTCTCCGCCGCTTCACCAATCTGGTGCTGGCCACCATCCGCACCAATCTGTGGCAGGTCGGCGAGGACGGACATCCACGTTCGGTGATTTCGTTCAAGTTCGATGCGCACAAGATCGAGGACCTGCCGGCGCCGCGGCCGCTCTATGAAATCTTCGTCCATTCTCCCCGCGTCGAAGGCATTCATCTGCGCTTCGGCAAGGTGGCGCGCGGCGGCTTGCGCTGGTCTGACCGGCCGCAGGACTTCCGCACCGAGATCCTCGGCTTGGTCAAGGCACAGCAAGTCAAGAATGCCGTGATCGTGCCGGTCGGCGCCAAAGGCGGTTTCGTGCCCAAACGCCTGCCGCCGCCTTCCAATCGGGACGCCTGGATGGCGGAGGGCACCGAAGCCTATCGCATCTTCATCCGTTCGCTGCTCGAGCTCACCGACAATCTCGATGGCGACGCCATCGTGCCGCCGGACAACACCGTGCGGCACGACGGCGACGATCCCTATCTCGTCGTTGCGGCCGACAAGGGCACGGCCACCTTTTCCGACATCGCCAACGCGATCTCGGCCGAGAAGGGCCATTGGCTCGGCGATGCTTTCGCCTCCGGCGGCAGCCAGGGCTACGACCACAAGAAGATGGGCATCACCGCGCGCGGCGCCTGGGAAGCGGTCAAACGCCATTTCCGCGAGCTCGGCACCGACATCCAGACCATGCCGTTCATCGCGGCCGGCGTCGGCGACATGTCCGGCGACGTGTTCGGCAACGGCATGTTGCTGTCGCCGGCGACCAGGCTGGTCGCCGCCTTCGATCACCGCGACATCTTTATCGATCCCTCGCCCGATCCGGCCACCAGCCATGCTGAGCGCTTGCGCATGTTCAACCTGCCGCGGTCGAGCTGGCAGGACTACAACAAGACGCTGATCTCGCAAGGCGGCGGCGTGTTCTCAAGATCGCTTAAGGCGATCCCGCTCGCGCCAGAGGTGCGGGCCCTGCTCGATCTCGACAAGCCGCAGGCCACTCCGTTTGAGGTGATGACGGCGATCCTCAAGGCGCGCGTCGACCTGCTCTGGTTCGGCGGCATCGGCACCTACATCCGCGCGTCCGCGGAAAGCGACGACCAGGCCGGCGACCGCGCCAACGATCCGATCCGTATCACGGGCAATGATATCCGCGCCCGGGTGATCGGCGAAGGCGCCAATCTCGGCGCAACCCAGCGTGGCCGGATCGAAGCGGCGCAGAAAGGCATCAAGCTCAACACCGACGCCATCGACAATTCGGCCGGGGTCAACACCTCCGACGTCGAGGTCAATATCAAGATCGCGCTGGCGCGCCCCGAGCGCGAGGGACGTCTCAGTCCGAGCGACCGCAACAGCCTGCTTGCCGTGATGACCGACGAGGTCGGCACACTGGTGCTGCGCAACAACTATCTGCAGACGCTGGCGCTGTCGCTGGCTGAGCGCAAGGGTGTGGCCGAGACCGGCTTCCTCGCACGCCTGATGCAGTCCCTCGAGCAGCGCAATCTCCTCAGCCGCGCCGTGGAGTTCCTGCCGGACGATGCGGCACTCACCGAGCGCACCCGGCGTGGCCAGTTCCTGACGCGACCAGAGCTTGCCGTGCTGCTCGCTTATGCCAAGCTGACCCTCTACGATGACCTGCTCCAGACCAGCGTGCCGGACGATCCCTATCTCGCCCGCGAACTGTCCCAGTATTTCCCGCGCGAGCTTCAGGACAAATTCCCGACATCGGTGGAATTTCATCGCCTTCGCCGCGAGATCATCTCGACCAATCTCGCCAATGCCGTGATCAATCGCGGCGGTCCGGCCTGCATCGTGCGCCTGATCGACGAGACCGATGCCGACATTCCCACCATCGTCATGGCGTTCGTGGCGGTGGATGAATCCTACGGCCTCCAGCACCTCAACGACGCGATCGACGCGCTCGACACCCGGATCGACGGGCAACTGCAGCTCGGCCTTTACGCGGCACTTCAGGATCTCCTGCTCTCCCGCATGGTCTGGTTTGTGCGCAATGTCGATTTCAAAGCCGGTCTGGAAGCGGTCGTTGCGCGCTTTGGACCCGCCATCCGTCAGATTGCCGCCGGGCTTGACCGGACCTTGCCGGAAGACTTGCAGGCCGGGCGCAGCAAGCGCCGCCAGGAGCTGATCGATGCACGCGTCCCCGCCGACCTCGCCGGCGAACTCGCCGATCTCGATGCCCTGACCTCAGCGCCCGACATCGTCACCGTCGCGGAGCGCAGCAATCGCGCCATCGGCGACACCGCCATGACTTTTTTCGCTGCCGAGGCCAATTTCCGCCTCGACCGCATCATCGCTGCGGCCCGCAGCGTGCCGGCGAATGATTATTTCGAACGCCTCGCCATCGACCGCGCCGGCGACCAGATCGCCGCCTCTGAGCGAAAACTGGTTGCCGACATGCTGGCCGCCGGCCAGTCCGGCCAGGAGGCCGTCGAGAGCTGGCTCGCGGCTCATCCCGAAGCGACCCGCATCCGCCGCTCGGTGGAGCAGATCGCCGCCAGCGGCTTGACGCTCGCCAAGCTGACGGTGGCCGCGAATTTGCTGGGGGATCTGGTGAAGGGCTAA
- a CDS encoding GTP-binding protein — protein MPVPILLVTGFLGAGKTTVVNHLLAHAEGRRIAAVVNDFGAINIDAELIAGASDGVVSLGNGCICCTLEGDLLRTLAALLRRDPRPEFIVIETSGIADPADIVRNLMDPMIWQEAPLDTVLCVVDATTPAPTLNDDALLRSQLRAADVVALSKVDLVDAATHAQLREAVRAQRPTAVVVDALQGEVSSVLVFPLDAERMSAPRPVEPRRPVVDRFETLSWTSQRPVSLPRLQQAISRLAPKLARAKGLFETVEQPGRMMVFQLAGGRATLTPGGALPDGVPRARIVFIAEIGVLSTAEINRTMDAI, from the coding sequence GTGCCCGTCCCGATCCTGCTGGTGACCGGCTTCCTCGGCGCCGGCAAGACCACGGTCGTCAATCATTTGCTGGCGCATGCGGAGGGACGGCGCATTGCTGCCGTGGTCAATGATTTCGGCGCCATCAACATCGATGCGGAGCTGATCGCCGGCGCCAGCGATGGCGTGGTCAGCCTCGGTAACGGTTGCATCTGCTGCACGCTCGAAGGCGATCTCCTGCGCACGCTCGCCGCCCTGCTGCGGCGCGACCCGCGGCCCGAATTCATCGTGATCGAAACCAGCGGGATCGCGGACCCTGCGGATATCGTGCGCAACCTGATGGATCCGATGATCTGGCAGGAGGCGCCGCTCGATACCGTGCTGTGCGTGGTCGACGCGACGACACCGGCGCCAACATTGAATGATGACGCCCTGTTGCGATCCCAGCTGCGTGCGGCCGACGTGGTCGCCTTGAGCAAGGTGGACCTTGTGGACGCGGCAACCCACGCGCAACTGCGCGAGGCCGTTCGGGCGCAACGCCCGACCGCTGTTGTCGTCGACGCGCTGCAAGGTGAAGTCTCGTCCGTGCTGGTGTTCCCGCTCGATGCGGAGCGCATGTCGGCGCCGCGGCCGGTGGAGCCGCGACGACCGGTGGTCGACCGGTTCGAGACCCTGAGCTGGACCTCGCAGCGGCCGGTGTCGCTGCCGCGATTGCAGCAAGCGATCAGCCGGCTCGCACCAAAACTCGCCCGCGCAAAGGGATTGTTCGAGACGGTGGAGCAGCCTGGGCGGATGATGGTGTTTCAGCTCGCAGGCGGTCGTGCGACACTGACACCGGGTGGCGCGCTGCCGGACGGCGTGCCGCGTGCGCGGATCGTTTTCATTGCCGAGATCGGGGTGCTCTCAACGGCGGAGATCAACAGGACTATGGACGCGATATGA